A stretch of Carnobacteriaceae bacterium zg-C25 DNA encodes these proteins:
- a CDS encoding ABC-F family ATP-binding cassette domain-containing protein, whose translation MIILQGQNLSRLFGSDILFDQLDIQIQDTSRIALVGRNGSGKSTLLKMLADIEAPSGGTISKVKQLKIGYLDQHSAVDTTNSIWDEMLSVYAETIALHKQVEQAALQLSDDRVLNDTTAYELALKQYDTLQHQLEEMGGYRYEADIKSILHGFGFANMDYTRPISELSGGQKTRLAMAKLLLEKHDLLILDEPTNHLDIDTLSWLENYLTHYSGALLIVSHDRYFLDKVANEVYEISHHKMHHYKGNYTYYLEEKERRMAQWEKAYEQQQSDIKKMEDFIAKNIVRASTTKRAQSRRKQLEKLTRIEKPTGDEKVARFSFQSEKESGNVVLQAENLAIGYEDTTLSAPIHLDIRKQDAIALVGPNGIGKTTLLKTLLQQLPALGGHIHYGTNVSIGYYDQEQRRLNAHKDVLHEVWDDFPTINEKDIRQLLGGFLFSGDDVQKSIGLLSGGEKARVLLSKLALQHDNFLILDEPTNHLDLDSKEVLENALINFDGTILFISHDRYFINRVATRIIELSPMGSTLYDGDYDDYLTKKAQIMPLEPQVLTQTTTQQKQNFQETKDFQRLVRQLTRTIEKLEADMATLEEENARLNEQLADPNMYSNHEKAYALQQTIDENTHQYDDLLTEWENTHQQLEELQQ comes from the coding sequence ATGATTATTTTACAAGGGCAAAATCTCTCACGACTATTTGGTAGTGACATATTGTTTGACCAACTCGATATTCAAATACAAGACACTTCACGTATTGCATTAGTTGGGCGAAACGGCAGTGGAAAATCAACTTTATTAAAAATGCTCGCCGACATTGAAGCACCTTCGGGTGGGACGATTTCAAAAGTAAAACAATTAAAAATTGGTTACTTAGATCAACATTCTGCCGTAGATACGACCAATAGCATATGGGATGAAATGTTAAGTGTATACGCCGAAACAATCGCCTTACACAAACAAGTTGAACAAGCTGCGCTACAATTAAGCGATGATCGTGTCTTAAATGATACAACCGCCTACGAATTGGCATTAAAGCAATACGACACATTGCAACACCAACTCGAAGAAATGGGTGGGTATCGCTATGAAGCCGATATTAAATCAATTTTACACGGGTTTGGTTTTGCCAACATGGATTACACTCGACCAATTAGCGAATTATCCGGCGGACAAAAAACGCGTTTGGCTATGGCAAAATTATTGTTGGAAAAACACGACTTACTCATTTTAGACGAACCGACAAACCATTTAGACATTGACACACTATCGTGGTTAGAAAATTATTTAACGCATTACAGCGGGGCTTTATTAATCGTATCTCACGACCGTTACTTTTTAGATAAAGTCGCTAATGAAGTGTACGAAATTAGCCATCATAAAATGCACCATTATAAAGGTAATTACACGTACTATTTAGAAGAAAAAGAACGCCGAATGGCGCAATGGGAAAAAGCGTACGAGCAACAACAAAGCGACATCAAAAAAATGGAAGACTTTATTGCTAAAAATATTGTGCGTGCTTCAACAACAAAACGGGCACAAAGTCGACGCAAACAATTGGAAAAATTAACCCGTATCGAAAAACCGACAGGCGATGAAAAGGTAGCGCGCTTTTCATTCCAAAGTGAAAAAGAAAGCGGAAATGTCGTCTTACAAGCAGAAAATTTAGCCATTGGATACGAAGATACGACGTTGAGTGCGCCGATTCATTTAGACATTCGTAAACAAGACGCCATTGCCTTGGTTGGCCCAAATGGGATTGGTAAAACAACTTTGTTAAAAACGTTATTGCAACAATTACCAGCATTAGGCGGGCATATTCATTACGGTACAAACGTTTCAATTGGGTACTACGATCAAGAGCAACGCCGATTAAATGCGCACAAAGATGTCCTACACGAAGTATGGGACGATTTTCCAACCATCAATGAAAAAGATATTCGACAATTGCTCGGTGGCTTTCTATTTAGTGGCGACGACGTTCAAAAGTCAATCGGTTTATTAAGCGGTGGCGAAAAAGCTCGTGTCCTCTTATCCAAATTGGCATTACAACACGACAATTTTTTGATTTTAGATGAGCCGACAAACCATTTAGATCTAGATAGTAAAGAAGTTTTAGAAAATGCATTAATTAATTTCGATGGTACCATTTTGTTTATTTCGCATGACCGTTACTTTATCAATCGTGTAGCAACACGCATTATCGAATTATCACCAATGGGTAGCACTTTATATGACGGTGATTATGATGACTATTTAACTAAAAAAGCACAAATCATGCCATTAGAGCCACAAGTGCTTACGCAGACGACAACACAACAAAAACAAAACTTTCAAGAAACAAAAGATTTTCAACGCCTGGTTCGCCAGCTGACACGAACCATTGAAAAATTGGAAGCGGATATGGCGACATTGGAAGAAGAAAACGCCCGGTTAAACGAACAATTAGCCGATCCTAATATGTATAGCAATCATGAAAAAGCCTATGCGCTACAACAAACAATCGACGAAAACACACATCAGTACGACGATTTATTGACCGAGTGGGAAAACACACATCAGCAATTGGAGGAATTACAACAATGA
- a CDS encoding amidase, translating into MHQDALEIARQIKKGEVSAKEVVLETIKRIEDMNGTYRALVSERFEQALQESQQLDFSKAFAGVPILLKDLGQQLKGEKNTSGAKLFEHYVSQHTDHYTQKLLDLGFIVVGQTATCEFGFKNYTQSRLHGTTVNAHDCLRHAGGSSGEAASAVASGMVSVAGASDGGGSIRIPASWQGLIGLKTSRGRIPSGPSSYRGWQGASVNFVLANSLESTQSLFYHMQTEQFESPFTLPLAKPFASRPLRVAFSVTSPVGTVVSEDAKRVVIDTVKRLSELGCEVVETAPQLDGIALMKGYYKMNGAETVKMIQHAEKSIGRKVERSDMEDMSWLIYQSGKQILASEYSRVLDEWDHANAIMQQFHQTYDVLIQPTNAFEAPLVSQYGVMNDVATWASEVENCSQSEKEQFVWDMFMPGLTLTPFTQQANLTGQPAITLPLGTSANGMPMGVQVTAAKGMESLLFDVAKRLMP; encoded by the coding sequence ATGCATCAAGATGCATTAGAAATTGCACGACAAATTAAAAAAGGGGAGGTTTCGGCAAAAGAAGTTGTTTTAGAAACCATCAAGCGCATCGAAGACATGAATGGGACGTATCGTGCACTCGTGTCAGAAAGATTTGAACAAGCGTTGCAAGAATCTCAACAACTCGATTTCAGTAAGGCATTTGCGGGCGTGCCGATTTTGCTAAAAGATTTAGGGCAACAGTTAAAAGGTGAAAAAAATACATCTGGAGCAAAATTATTTGAGCATTACGTGTCACAACATACAGATCATTACACGCAAAAATTACTCGACTTGGGGTTTATTGTTGTCGGACAGACGGCAACGTGTGAGTTTGGTTTTAAAAATTATACGCAATCGCGTCTGCACGGCACAACGGTTAATGCACACGATTGTTTACGGCATGCGGGAGGCTCTAGTGGTGAAGCGGCAAGTGCCGTTGCAAGTGGAATGGTGAGTGTAGCAGGAGCAAGTGACGGGGGTGGTTCCATTCGTATTCCGGCTAGTTGGCAAGGTCTTATTGGGTTAAAAACGTCTCGAGGGCGTATACCAAGTGGTCCAAGTAGTTATCGTGGGTGGCAAGGAGCGTCGGTAAATTTTGTGTTGGCAAATTCGTTAGAAAGTACGCAATCATTGTTTTACCATATGCAAACAGAGCAATTTGAATCGCCTTTTACGTTGCCGCTAGCCAAACCATTTGCCAGTCGCCCGTTACGCGTTGCCTTTAGCGTCACCTCGCCTGTTGGAACGGTTGTTAGCGAAGATGCGAAACGTGTCGTTATCGATACAGTAAAACGATTGAGTGAACTTGGGTGTGAGGTGGTTGAAACTGCTCCACAATTAGATGGCATCGCGTTAATGAAAGGCTATTATAAGATGAATGGTGCGGAAACCGTAAAAATGATTCAGCATGCTGAAAAATCAATCGGTCGAAAAGTGGAACGTTCTGACATGGAAGATATGTCATGGTTAATTTATCAATCCGGCAAACAGATTTTAGCCAGCGAGTATTCACGTGTTTTAGACGAATGGGATCATGCGAATGCAATCATGCAACAATTTCATCAAACGTATGATGTGTTGATTCAACCAACAAACGCTTTTGAAGCACCGCTAGTATCACAATATGGCGTAATGAATGACGTAGCCACGTGGGCTAGTGAAGTTGAAAACTGTTCACAAAGTGAAAAAGAGCAATTTGTCTGGGATATGTTTATGCCCGGATTAACACTCACACCATTTACACAACAAGCGAATTTAACAGGACAACCAGCTATAACGTTGCCATTAGGCACTAGTGCAAACGGGATGCCGATGGGTGTCCAAGTGACTGCTGCAAAAGGGATGGAAAGTTTGCTATTTGATGTGGCAAAACGATTGATGCCGTAA
- a CDS encoding heavy metal translocating P-type ATPase, translated as MKKWLTHLDMTLTIISGLLMILGFILSFNGADGTLWFIFSFLVGGFFSAKEGAEELIYEKHLNVDVLMILAAIGACLIGNWAEGALLIFIFSLAESLETMAMQKSKNAIESLLSLTPNTARRLNGTTIEEVPCDDLMIGDIIQVPKGQIVPIDGELVSPYALLNQSSITGESIPVEKNVDDVVYGGTLNESDAFNMRVTVTNDNTLFSRIIKLVEQAQSTPSKTASLIERIEDTYVKAVLIAVPLFMIVMHLVFQLSLHDAFYRGMVLLTVASPCALVASATPATLSAISRATKNNILFKGGVALDHTSRIRAIVFDKTGTLTTGHMRVATTHYFADEDFVNGMVLLAEQQSTHPIAKAIQAHLKDTPLLNVSSINEITGNGFEVATDDNVYRIGKVGFAHCDENAKTMVNQLQSTGATVILMSSPTQTLGAFAIEDTIKPHTNSVIDTLKALNVTPIMMTGDQEKSARYVAEQLGIERVYANCLPEDKNGLIKTLQNEFEQVAMVGDGVNDAPALAQANVSFAMGSGSDIAMETADVVLIRDDLSQIPFSIGLSIALKRIITQNIIFSLGMIALLIITNILQIINLPIGVIGHEGSTILVILNGLRLLFYQTKS; from the coding sequence ATGAAAAAGTGGCTTACTCATCTCGATATGACATTGACCATTATTAGTGGTCTTTTGATGATTTTAGGGTTTATTTTATCCTTTAACGGAGCGGACGGAACGCTTTGGTTTATTTTTTCTTTTTTAGTTGGTGGATTTTTTAGCGCTAAAGAAGGTGCCGAAGAACTCATTTACGAAAAACATTTAAATGTCGATGTGTTAATGATTTTGGCTGCCATTGGTGCGTGTCTTATTGGTAACTGGGCGGAAGGTGCTCTTTTAATTTTTATCTTTTCATTGGCCGAAAGTTTAGAAACGATGGCAATGCAAAAAAGTAAAAATGCGATTGAAAGTTTACTCTCTCTCACACCCAATACGGCAAGACGTCTTAATGGGACAACTATCGAAGAAGTGCCTTGTGACGATTTAATGATTGGCGATATTATCCAAGTTCCAAAGGGGCAAATCGTTCCCATAGACGGCGAGTTGGTATCCCCTTACGCATTACTTAATCAATCGAGTATTACTGGTGAAAGTATTCCCGTTGAAAAAAATGTTGATGATGTGGTGTATGGCGGTACATTAAATGAATCGGATGCCTTTAACATGCGTGTGACGGTTACAAATGATAACACTCTGTTTTCGCGCATTATTAAGTTAGTTGAACAAGCACAATCTACGCCATCAAAAACAGCTAGTTTAATTGAACGTATTGAAGACACATACGTTAAAGCAGTCTTGATTGCCGTACCGTTGTTCATGATCGTGATGCACCTTGTATTTCAACTATCTTTACACGACGCATTTTATCGTGGCATGGTCTTATTAACCGTTGCATCGCCTTGTGCATTGGTGGCGAGTGCCACACCGGCGACATTATCCGCCATTAGTCGTGCCACAAAAAATAATATTTTATTTAAAGGTGGCGTGGCACTAGACCACACTAGCCGTATTCGCGCCATTGTTTTTGATAAAACAGGGACACTAACAACAGGACATATGCGTGTGGCGACAACACACTATTTTGCAGATGAAGACTTTGTAAATGGTATGGTGTTATTGGCTGAACAACAATCTACCCACCCAATTGCCAAAGCCATTCAAGCACATTTAAAAGATACCCCCTTGCTTAACGTTTCGTCGATTAACGAAATAACGGGTAACGGGTTTGAGGTAGCAACGGACGATAACGTCTATCGTATTGGAAAAGTTGGATTTGCGCATTGTGATGAAAACGCCAAAACAATGGTCAATCAATTACAATCTACAGGGGCAACCGTTATTTTAATGAGCAGTCCTACACAAACATTGGGTGCTTTTGCCATTGAAGATACGATTAAACCACACACCAACTCAGTTATCGACACATTGAAAGCATTGAACGTTACGCCGATTATGATGACGGGCGATCAGGAAAAATCGGCGCGGTACGTTGCAGAGCAACTCGGCATTGAACGCGTGTACGCAAATTGCTTGCCAGAAGACAAAAACGGTCTCATTAAAACGTTACAAAACGAGTTTGAGCAAGTCGCTATGGTTGGTGATGGAGTGAACGATGCACCTGCTTTGGCGCAAGCGAATGTGAGTTTTGCGATGGGAAGCGGTAGCGACATTGCTATGGAGACAGCAGATGTGGTGCTAATTCGTGATGATTTATCACAAATTCCATTTTCAATTGGTTTGTCAATTGCACTAAAACGCATCATTACACAAAACATTATTTTTTCATTGGGTATGATTGCACTATTGATTATCACGAATATTTTGCAAATCATTAATTTACCGATTGGGGTAATCGGACATGAAGGTAGCACCATTTTAGTCATTTTAAATGGCTTACGTTTACTGTTTTATCAAACGAAATCATAA